A window from Corynebacterium singulare encodes these proteins:
- the ruvA gene encoding Holliday junction branch migration protein RuvA, with amino-acid sequence MIASLRGTVLDIQLDHVVLECAGVGYKVLATPATLGTLQRGEEARVMTTLVVKEDSMTLYGFTSTDDRDMFHVLQTVSGLGPKLALAALSVMGAGDLAQAIAGEESARLQKIPGVGKRMAQRLALELKDKVAGFTPALSGVSPATTPAASGPVVDDVVEALVGLGFTDKAARPIVEAVASEQPDAATPVVLRAALSQLGAKK; translated from the coding sequence ATGATTGCATCCTTGCGCGGAACTGTACTCGATATCCAGCTCGATCACGTCGTGCTTGAATGCGCGGGCGTGGGCTACAAGGTGCTGGCTACGCCGGCTACCTTGGGTACCCTGCAGCGCGGTGAGGAAGCGCGGGTGATGACGACTCTGGTGGTCAAAGAGGACTCCATGACCCTCTACGGATTCACAAGTACAGATGACCGCGACATGTTCCACGTCTTGCAAACCGTGTCTGGTTTGGGGCCGAAGCTGGCGCTTGCGGCATTGTCCGTGATGGGCGCTGGTGACTTGGCCCAGGCGATCGCGGGGGAGGAGTCTGCGAGGTTGCAGAAGATCCCAGGCGTGGGCAAACGGATGGCGCAGCGCCTCGCACTGGAACTGAAGGACAAAGTGGCGGGGTTTACGCCGGCGCTTTCCGGCGTCTCACCGGCCACCACCCCAGCTGCCAGCGGACCTGTCGTAGACGACGTTGTGGAGGCGCTCGTGGGGCTGGGCTTCACGGACAAAGCGGCGCGCCCCATCGTGGAAGCCGTGGCGAGCGAGCAGCCTGATGCCGCCACGCCAGTGGTTTTGCGTGCAGCGCTGAGCCAGCTGGGCGCTAAGAAGTAG
- a CDS encoding acyl-CoA thioesterase yields the protein MASVAQAVNIQQVSDVEFRSPVVPSYIERTFGGQTMAQALHAAQLTVEGKLAHSLHCYFVGPGDSSQPTTIRVERVRDGRSFATRHVRVYQDERLIFVLIASFHKSGDTGPNHQDPMPVVPAPETITESPYSTRIILKEWEDWDVRLVPEADRDASAAEATGAGFRHIWFRNTGALLADAPQSLHQAALLYMSDMTLIRTALLPHQGDRIQLASLDHSLWFLRPVRADEWMLYSQTSPSAQTGTGLAQGKIFNQRGELVAVAMQEGLTRTLRDDVDATTANGNWQNV from the coding sequence ATGGCATCGGTGGCTCAGGCGGTAAATATTCAGCAGGTGAGCGACGTTGAGTTCCGCAGCCCCGTTGTTCCCTCCTACATTGAACGAACATTTGGTGGCCAAACGATGGCGCAGGCGCTTCATGCGGCGCAGCTCACCGTCGAGGGAAAGCTCGCTCATTCCCTGCACTGCTATTTTGTGGGCCCTGGCGATTCCAGCCAGCCTACGACTATCCGCGTGGAGCGGGTGCGGGACGGTCGCTCTTTTGCCACCCGGCATGTGCGCGTCTATCAGGACGAACGGCTCATTTTTGTGCTCATCGCCAGTTTTCATAAATCAGGCGACACTGGGCCGAACCACCAGGACCCCATGCCCGTGGTTCCCGCCCCGGAAACTATCACGGAATCACCCTATTCCACTCGCATTATCCTCAAGGAATGGGAGGATTGGGACGTTCGCTTAGTTCCGGAGGCCGATCGTGATGCCTCCGCCGCGGAAGCGACGGGCGCGGGTTTCCGCCACATTTGGTTCCGCAACACAGGGGCCTTGCTTGCCGACGCCCCCCAGTCCCTTCACCAAGCGGCACTTCTGTACATGTCAGACATGACACTCATCCGCACCGCGCTCCTCCCTCACCAAGGCGACCGCATTCAGTTGGCGAGTTTGGACCATTCGCTGTGGTTCCTGCGCCCTGTGCGAGCGGATGAGTGGATGCTTTATTCCCAGACGTCGCCGTCGGCTCAGACGGGTACGGGCTTGGCGCAAGGCAAGATTTTCAACCAGCGCGGTGAGCTCGTCGCCGTGGCCATGCAAGAAGGGCTGACCCGCACTCTTCGGGATGATGTCGACGCAACGACAGCGAACGGCAACTGGCAGAACGTGTAA
- the secD gene encoding protein translocase subunit SecD: MSASKRGGVSTSQRQWPKRALALFALIVIVIYALIFLTGNKSATPKLGIDLQGGTRVTLVPQGDEPTQDQLQQARTILEQRVNGMGVSGSEVVINGSTLVITVPGEDASQAQAVGQTSQLLFRPVGEQPMPELEKLEKTMTDMANRWVKYGITTPEHANEALASIHEALNSANDPAAAAEGKDAEKKDEKKSKAPTVSATPLPKPANSVEENQRRDEVNDVLLKDRQSEDPTAQTAALGLLTCDAETDPLAGTDDPAKPLVACDYSNQQPYVLNPAPLLAGITDPKGTRLTGNEIDTDAPITGGLNPQTGQMEIGFAFKTGTGPNGSQTWADLTQEYLKKQVAITLDSAVISAPVIQGATPVGSATSITGDFTQEEAQNLANNLRYGALPLSFTGANGEPGGTVETVPPSLGKAALDAALIAGIVGFILVAAYAVYYFRLLSWVSLFLLIVTGILTYGALVLLGRWIGYSLDLSGMAGLVIGIGATADSFVVYYERIKDELLEGRTFRSATRTAWERSRSTIVTGNAVTLIGAVVVYFLAIGEVKGFAFTMGLTTVFDLLVSFLVMAPIMQIIGRRPVYAKPSMNGLGGIYNLVEERRERGYYAKKADTEKPATGDAPRGVAKPIAAATDEEK; the protein is encoded by the coding sequence GTGTCCGCATCCAAACGTGGTGGTGTCAGCACCAGCCAACGGCAATGGCCCAAGCGCGCTCTGGCGCTCTTTGCGCTCATTGTCATTGTGATTTATGCCCTCATTTTCTTGACCGGCAACAAGTCGGCGACGCCGAAGCTGGGCATCGACCTTCAGGGTGGTACCCGTGTCACCCTCGTCCCACAGGGCGACGAGCCCACCCAGGACCAGCTGCAACAAGCCCGCACCATCCTTGAGCAGCGTGTCAACGGCATGGGCGTGTCCGGCTCCGAGGTTGTCATTAACGGCTCCACCCTGGTCATCACCGTGCCAGGAGAGGATGCTTCCCAGGCGCAGGCAGTGGGACAGACTTCCCAGCTGCTGTTCCGTCCGGTAGGCGAGCAGCCGATGCCGGAACTGGAGAAACTTGAGAAGACGATGACCGACATGGCCAACCGCTGGGTCAAGTACGGCATTACTACGCCTGAGCATGCCAATGAAGCGTTGGCCTCCATCCATGAAGCGCTCAACTCGGCGAATGATCCAGCCGCCGCGGCCGAAGGCAAGGATGCAGAGAAGAAGGACGAGAAGAAGTCCAAGGCGCCGACTGTCAGCGCCACGCCGTTGCCGAAGCCGGCTAACTCCGTCGAGGAGAACCAGCGCCGCGATGAGGTCAATGACGTACTCCTCAAGGACCGCCAGTCCGAGGACCCGACCGCCCAGACCGCAGCGCTTGGCCTGTTGACGTGTGACGCTGAAACCGACCCGTTGGCGGGCACGGACGACCCGGCTAAGCCGCTGGTGGCGTGTGACTACTCCAACCAGCAGCCCTATGTACTGAATCCGGCCCCGCTGCTGGCGGGCATCACCGACCCCAAGGGCACCCGCCTTACCGGTAACGAAATCGACACTGACGCGCCGATTACCGGAGGCCTTAACCCGCAGACCGGTCAGATGGAGATTGGCTTTGCGTTCAAGACGGGCACCGGCCCCAACGGTTCGCAGACCTGGGCCGACCTCACCCAGGAGTACCTGAAGAAGCAGGTCGCCATCACCCTGGACTCCGCAGTCATTTCCGCCCCGGTCATTCAGGGTGCGACCCCGGTGGGCTCCGCGACCTCCATTACCGGTGACTTCACCCAGGAGGAAGCCCAGAACCTGGCTAATAACCTGCGTTATGGTGCGCTTCCGCTGTCCTTCACTGGCGCCAACGGCGAGCCAGGTGGCACGGTGGAGACCGTCCCGCCGTCCCTGGGTAAGGCTGCCCTCGATGCCGCGCTCATCGCCGGCATTGTTGGTTTCATTCTCGTGGCCGCCTACGCCGTCTACTACTTCCGCCTCCTGTCATGGGTCTCCCTGTTCCTGCTCATTGTGACGGGCATTCTGACCTACGGCGCCCTGGTCCTGCTGGGCCGCTGGATTGGTTACTCCCTTGACCTTTCTGGCATGGCCGGTTTGGTCATCGGTATCGGTGCGACCGCCGACTCCTTCGTGGTGTACTACGAGCGCATCAAGGATGAGCTGCTGGAAGGCCGCACTTTCCGCTCGGCTACACGCACTGCGTGGGAGCGCTCACGCTCGACCATCGTCACCGGTAACGCCGTGACCCTTATCGGTGCCGTCGTCGTCTACTTCTTGGCCATCGGTGAGGTCAAGGGCTTCGCCTTCACCATGGGCTTGACCACGGTCTTCGACCTTCTGGTTTCCTTCCTGGTGATGGCCCCGATCATGCAGATTATTGGCCGTCGCCCGGTGTACGCTAAGC
- a CDS encoding glycosyltransferase 87 family protein, with amino-acid sequence MKIIAKVPAVWAGWTAARVLLIALLLGNTMPAGDLYYYLEGVYGEDPSAMTEYPQPGTWPTIILAWLTGDNGDTYRVAFTLMMLLADALFLALLLRNNHQRRSVFAAAWFWVFFGTAVGHVFVWRLDLYPGLLVAGAGALLATRPRIASALLAWATAVKLWPGVVAAGLVGRSTSRSSWQRLASFFGAILAICAAVACFSGVERLFSPLTYQDERGLQIESLAATLFVYQAHHHPGVWEMNYAASKSYEITGPGVETALTFSTIALACVLVWILAVAAVRFIRGGWDPRSTVVFFLAAIVLLIATNKVFSPQYIVWIGPILAVAIRAEVPLESEADRRLAPQRTVLRTSMAALTIGAAALGAYIYPYGYDYVWFYVGEQAAPVYALVARNVLILIMAVVALVWHRLEFRAARIAERAPQVA; translated from the coding sequence TTGAAAATAATCGCTAAAGTCCCTGCTGTATGGGCCGGCTGGACTGCGGCCAGAGTCCTCCTCATCGCCTTGCTCCTCGGCAACACCATGCCCGCGGGGGATCTCTACTACTACTTGGAAGGCGTCTACGGTGAGGATCCCTCCGCCATGACGGAGTATCCACAGCCGGGAACGTGGCCAACCATTATCCTCGCGTGGCTTACGGGTGATAACGGCGACACGTATCGCGTGGCGTTTACGCTCATGATGCTGCTTGCTGACGCCCTCTTCCTCGCCCTTCTCCTTCGCAACAATCACCAACGGCGGTCTGTTTTTGCAGCCGCGTGGTTCTGGGTTTTCTTTGGAACGGCAGTCGGCCATGTCTTTGTCTGGCGCCTCGATTTGTATCCCGGGCTACTCGTCGCAGGTGCTGGTGCTCTGCTCGCCACTCGGCCCCGCATTGCCTCTGCTCTTTTGGCCTGGGCCACAGCGGTCAAACTGTGGCCGGGTGTTGTGGCCGCGGGCTTGGTCGGCCGTTCGACCTCGCGGTCGTCGTGGCAGCGCCTCGCGTCCTTCTTCGGCGCTATCCTCGCGATCTGCGCGGCGGTCGCCTGCTTCAGCGGGGTGGAACGGCTGTTCTCTCCCCTGACCTATCAGGACGAGCGCGGCCTTCAGATTGAATCTCTCGCTGCCACGTTGTTTGTCTATCAGGCTCACCATCATCCAGGCGTGTGGGAAATGAACTACGCCGCCTCCAAGAGCTATGAAATCACCGGACCCGGTGTGGAGACCGCCCTAACCTTCAGCACCATTGCTCTAGCATGCGTCCTGGTGTGGATACTGGCTGTGGCTGCCGTGCGGTTTATTCGCGGCGGGTGGGATCCTCGTTCTACCGTGGTTTTCTTTCTTGCCGCCATTGTCCTGCTTATCGCTACAAACAAGGTGTTTTCCCCGCAATACATTGTGTGGATCGGCCCTATTCTTGCCGTAGCTATCCGCGCGGAAGTGCCTCTAGAGTCCGAGGCAGATCGGCGCCTAGCGCCACAGCGCACTGTTCTGAGAACCAGCATGGCTGCTCTCACTATTGGGGCAGCAGCGCTGGGAGCATACATTTACCCCTATGGCTACGACTATGTGTGGTTCTACGTGGGCGAGCAGGCTGCCCCCGTCTACGCACTCGTTGCTCGCAACGTGCTTATCCTCATCATGGCCGTCGTCGCACTTGTTTGGCACCGCCTAGAGTTCCGCGCCGCACGGATCGCAGAACGAGCGCCGCAGGTGGCTTAG
- a CDS encoding DUF3817 domain-containing protein — protein sequence MTSTTPHSVHRVAAYLEMFTWSLLIVSMILKYSGTTAALTPFAGGIHGFGFLCFLLMTALVWINNRWSFGVGVLGLVVTVIPLAALPFAIWVSKRGLVDGPWRFADDAEPHGFFDKILAQAVRHPARTAIIGLLVVAIVFSVLLMLGPPVDVESAIENNR from the coding sequence ATGACTTCAACCACTCCGCATAGCGTGCACCGCGTGGCCGCCTACCTCGAGATGTTTACGTGGTCGCTGCTCATTGTGTCGATGATCCTCAAGTACTCCGGCACCACCGCAGCGCTAACCCCCTTTGCAGGCGGTATCCACGGCTTCGGCTTCCTGTGCTTCCTACTCATGACGGCCCTGGTGTGGATTAACAACCGCTGGTCGTTCGGCGTCGGAGTCCTTGGCCTCGTGGTCACAGTCATCCCGTTGGCCGCGCTTCCCTTTGCCATCTGGGTGTCCAAGCGCGGCCTCGTTGACGGCCCATGGCGCTTCGCTGATGATGCTGAGCCGCACGGTTTCTTCGACAAGATTCTGGCGCAAGCTGTTCGCCACCCAGCTCGCACTGCCATCATCGGCCTCCTTGTCGTAGCCATCGTCTTTAGCGTCCTGCTAATGCTCGGCCCACCCGTCGATGTCGAGTCCGCCATTGAAAATAATCGCTAA
- a CDS encoding phosphatidylinositol mannoside acyltransferase: protein MAFMDRERLAAAGYIACWRIVRYLPRPLAAWLFERGADYASDNGKGMEQLRRNLSRVVGPENVTRELVRDSMRSYMRYWLEAFRLPAIHSDPRLHERLLTGMRGKEHSDASIASGRGVIFALPHSGNWDMAGVFCVNHYGGFTTVAERVKPEVLFDAFVDYRESLGFTVVPLTGGSASPYPRLKETLERSGVVCLLADRDLTRTGVTVDFMGEEANVAAGPAQLAIETGAALHVVHSFFDGEGWGLTVSPEVEVTTLQETCQRMADGFAENIRQHPADWHMLQPQWNEDVDRRRQLRQMQRRRPPTLTK from the coding sequence ATGGCATTCATGGATCGGGAGCGCCTTGCTGCCGCCGGATATATTGCCTGCTGGCGTATTGTGCGCTACCTTCCGCGGCCCCTAGCTGCGTGGCTCTTTGAGCGGGGTGCTGACTATGCCAGTGACAACGGCAAAGGCATGGAGCAGTTGCGCCGTAACCTGAGCCGCGTCGTCGGACCCGAAAACGTCACCCGCGAACTCGTGCGGGATTCTATGCGCTCCTACATGCGCTATTGGCTCGAGGCTTTCCGCCTTCCTGCGATTCATTCCGATCCTCGGCTCCATGAACGCCTGCTGACGGGCATGCGAGGCAAGGAGCATTCGGATGCCTCGATCGCCTCGGGGCGCGGGGTCATCTTTGCCTTGCCGCATTCAGGCAACTGGGATATGGCGGGTGTGTTTTGTGTGAACCACTACGGCGGATTCACTACAGTCGCCGAGCGAGTGAAGCCGGAGGTGCTTTTCGACGCCTTCGTGGATTACCGCGAGAGCCTCGGCTTCACCGTCGTGCCCTTGACCGGAGGCTCCGCCTCGCCGTACCCGCGCCTCAAAGAAACGTTGGAGCGTAGTGGCGTGGTCTGCCTACTGGCCGACCGCGACCTCACCCGGACGGGCGTGACTGTGGATTTCATGGGGGAGGAGGCCAACGTTGCTGCCGGTCCAGCGCAACTCGCCATAGAAACCGGTGCCGCACTTCATGTGGTGCATTCCTTCTTCGATGGTGAGGGCTGGGGCCTTACTGTCAGCCCAGAAGTGGAAGTCACGACGCTGCAGGAAACCTGCCAGCGCATGGCCGATGGTTTTGCCGAGAACATTCGTCAGCACCCTGCAGATTGGCACATGCTGCAGCCACAGTGGAATGAGGATGTGGATAGGCGCCGCCAGTTACGTCAGATGCAGCGTCGTCGACCGCCTACGCTGACAAAGTAA
- the ruvC gene encoding crossover junction endodeoxyribonuclease RuvC: MNLEGLRVMGIDPGLTRCGLSVVQAGRGRAVIPIAVGVVRTPSDKDLGERLKRLSVAVREWMDDYQPHVVALERVFERGEVSTVMQTAHAVGVLVLAAAERDIPVHMYTPSEVKKAVSGNGRADKKQMTAMITRILGLSEAPKPADAADALALAVCHCWRAPALAWVSGSDPSAGVGAGARTSGVRGSSPRTASVSRPSPSTRN; this comes from the coding sequence ATGAACCTGGAGGGTTTGCGTGTCATGGGCATCGACCCGGGGCTCACGCGTTGCGGCTTGTCGGTTGTGCAAGCAGGGCGTGGTCGCGCAGTTATCCCCATTGCCGTTGGTGTGGTGCGCACGCCCAGTGACAAGGATTTGGGGGAGCGTCTTAAGCGCCTTTCGGTGGCTGTGCGGGAATGGATGGATGACTATCAGCCGCACGTTGTGGCTCTCGAGCGCGTATTCGAACGTGGTGAAGTGTCCACGGTTATGCAGACCGCCCACGCGGTGGGAGTCCTTGTTCTTGCGGCAGCTGAGCGGGACATCCCGGTGCATATGTACACGCCGTCTGAAGTCAAAAAGGCTGTGTCTGGCAACGGGCGCGCAGATAAGAAACAGATGACGGCTATGATTACCCGTATTCTTGGGCTGAGCGAAGCCCCTAAACCCGCGGACGCGGCCGATGCTTTGGCGTTGGCGGTGTGCCACTGCTGGAGAGCGCCTGCCCTAGCATGGGTAAGCGGTAGCGATCCCAGCGCCGGAGTGGGGGCCGGCGCCCGTACAAGCGGGGTTCGGGGTTCCTCGCCGCGTACGGCATCCGTGTCCCGCCCATCACCGTCCACGAGAAACTAA
- the yajC gene encoding preprotein translocase subunit YajC, giving the protein MNGTQLVLLLVLAVLVILPSFMTMRAQRKRQNQMKELQSSLTPGQDVITAGGLHGTVVETHGEQIDLRVKDGTVMTFDTMAIVRSAAVSQGSSETEGSAADDADERFPKL; this is encoded by the coding sequence ATGAATGGTACTCAACTAGTTCTACTCCTCGTCCTCGCCGTCCTTGTTATTCTGCCGAGCTTCATGACGATGCGCGCGCAACGTAAGCGTCAGAACCAAATGAAGGAGCTGCAGTCTTCTCTGACTCCGGGTCAGGACGTCATCACCGCAGGTGGACTGCACGGCACCGTGGTGGAAACCCACGGTGAACAGATTGATTTGCGAGTCAAAGATGGCACCGTAATGACGTTCGACACGATGGCGATTGTTCGCTCCGCAGCAGTCTCCCAGGGCTCTTCGGAGACTGAGGGCTCGGCGGCCGACGATGCCGACGAGCGCTTCCCCAAGCTCTAA
- a CDS encoding nitroreductase family protein yields MSEFIRSRHSPRAFLPDPIPTDVIEQVLIDAQSAPSNSNTQPWNIHLVGGQTLKDLSAALIKEFDTKGITPDFTTDYGEGVHPQRSQQLASITFGKADETSPVFKTDPGRAPLSETVTVHGIDGLSLA; encoded by the coding sequence TTGTCAGAATTCATCCGATCCCGCCACTCCCCACGAGCATTTTTGCCGGACCCCATTCCGACTGACGTCATTGAGCAGGTGCTTATCGACGCCCAATCCGCCCCCTCCAATTCCAACACCCAGCCGTGGAACATCCACCTCGTAGGTGGCCAGACGCTGAAGGACCTGAGCGCTGCTCTCATCAAGGAGTTCGACACCAAGGGCATCACTCCGGACTTCACCACTGACTACGGTGAGGGCGTTCACCCCCAGCGCTCGCAGCAGCTCGCCTCCATTACCTTTGGCAAGGCCGACGAGACCAGTCCGGTATTCAAGACCGATCCGGGCCGCGCGCCACTCTCGGAAACCGTGACGGTGCACGGCATCGACGGTCTTAGCTTGGCGTAG
- the ruvB gene encoding Holliday junction branch migration DNA helicase RuvB: MSDVERTEFKLPDGLDLTAPPARNQDVDASEQQGEHDIERSLRPKSLDEFIGQPKVREQLSLVLNGAKNRGVTPDHVLLSGPPGLGKTTMAMIIAQELGTSLRMTSGPALERAGDLAAMLSNLMEGDVLFIDEIHRIARPAEEMLYMAMEDFRIDVIVGKGPGATSIPLEIPPFTLVGATTRAGMLTGPLRDRFGFTAQMEYYHTSDLTKVITRAATILDVDIDSDAAVEIGSRSRGTPRIANRLLRRVRDYAEVNGDGHIDVAAAQGALKVFDVDERGLDRLDRAVLEALIKGHGGGPVGVNTLAIAVGEEPSTVEEVCEPYLVRAGMISRTGRGRVATAAAWQHLGLEAPDGALGGGLF; this comes from the coding sequence ATGTCCGATGTAGAACGTACTGAATTCAAGCTTCCCGATGGCCTTGATCTCACCGCGCCACCGGCGCGCAATCAGGACGTGGATGCGAGCGAGCAGCAGGGCGAGCATGACATTGAGCGCTCGCTGCGCCCCAAGTCCCTGGACGAGTTCATCGGCCAGCCCAAGGTACGGGAGCAGCTGTCACTGGTGCTCAATGGCGCGAAGAATCGTGGTGTGACGCCCGACCATGTGCTTTTGTCGGGCCCGCCGGGGCTGGGTAAGACGACGATGGCAATGATTATCGCCCAGGAGCTGGGCACGTCCCTGCGTATGACATCCGGCCCTGCACTGGAACGCGCGGGTGATTTGGCGGCGATGTTGTCCAACTTGATGGAGGGCGATGTCCTCTTTATTGATGAGATTCACCGTATTGCGCGCCCAGCCGAAGAGATGCTCTACATGGCGATGGAGGATTTCCGTATCGATGTCATCGTGGGTAAAGGGCCAGGTGCAACCTCTATTCCGTTGGAGATTCCTCCTTTCACTCTCGTGGGTGCCACGACCCGTGCCGGTATGCTCACCGGGCCGTTGCGTGACCGTTTCGGTTTCACCGCGCAGATGGAGTACTACCACACCTCGGACCTCACCAAGGTGATTACACGCGCTGCCACCATTTTGGACGTCGATATCGATAGCGATGCGGCGGTGGAGATCGGTTCGCGTTCCCGTGGTACGCCGCGAATTGCAAACCGCCTGCTGCGTCGTGTGCGGGACTACGCTGAGGTCAATGGTGATGGGCACATCGATGTGGCTGCCGCACAAGGTGCTTTGAAAGTCTTCGACGTGGACGAACGCGGGCTCGACCGCCTCGACCGTGCTGTACTTGAGGCGCTCATTAAAGGCCATGGGGGAGGACCTGTGGGTGTGAATACTCTAGCTATCGCAGTGGGTGAGGAGCCATCCACGGTTGAGGAGGTCTGCGAGCCTTACCTTGTTCGTGCGGGCATGATTTCTCGCACCGGGCGCGGACGTGTGGCGACTGCTGCTGCGTGGCAGCACCTAGGCCTTGAAGCTCCGGACGGAGCCTTAGGCGGCGGCCTGTTTTGA
- a CDS encoding glycosyltransferase family 4 protein has translation MRIGIVCPYSFDEPGGVQAHILDLATVFIEQGHDVEVLGPASSSTQVPSFVRKGGWAIPLTYNGSVARLAMGPHVGRNIKRFIREGNFDVLHIHEPNSPSYSMAALAMVHGPIVATYHASASSSLILTLAKPFLRPYLEKIRGGIAVSEMARRWQVEQLGGDPVLIPNGVDTSVYARERQQSNARVWDDVDSEKPVEIVFLGRFDEPRKGLDILLEALTLLPDKVRVTVMGGGHPRTVPGVDFVGRVSDAEKAAILGRADIYVAPNTGGESFGIVLVEAMAAGCAVVASDLEAFAAVCNSESEEPAGVLFRNGDATDLARVLEGLVRNPDRRAALTQAGTQRARDYDWDHVAAAVMRVYETVADGTKVRVK, from the coding sequence ATGCGGATCGGTATTGTCTGCCCCTACTCTTTCGACGAGCCGGGCGGCGTTCAGGCCCACATCCTTGATTTGGCCACAGTGTTTATCGAACAGGGCCATGATGTGGAGGTGCTGGGGCCGGCGTCGTCAAGCACGCAGGTGCCCAGCTTTGTGCGTAAGGGTGGCTGGGCGATCCCTCTGACGTACAACGGCTCCGTCGCGCGACTGGCCATGGGACCGCACGTTGGCCGCAACATCAAGCGCTTCATCCGTGAGGGGAACTTTGATGTCCTGCACATTCACGAGCCGAACTCACCGAGCTACTCCATGGCGGCCTTGGCCATGGTTCACGGGCCTATCGTGGCCACCTATCACGCTTCGGCCTCCAGCTCACTCATCTTGACCCTCGCCAAGCCATTCCTTCGTCCGTACCTGGAGAAGATCCGGGGAGGGATTGCGGTGTCGGAGATGGCGCGTCGCTGGCAGGTGGAGCAACTCGGAGGTGACCCAGTCCTCATTCCAAACGGAGTGGACACGTCGGTGTATGCCCGTGAGCGTCAACAATCCAACGCACGCGTCTGGGACGACGTGGACAGCGAGAAGCCTGTGGAGATTGTGTTCTTGGGGCGCTTCGATGAACCGCGAAAAGGTTTGGACATTCTCCTCGAAGCACTTACTCTTCTTCCCGACAAGGTGCGCGTAACCGTCATGGGGGGCGGGCACCCGCGCACCGTTCCCGGCGTGGACTTCGTGGGGCGCGTTAGTGATGCAGAAAAGGCAGCCATCCTGGGGCGGGCGGATATTTATGTTGCCCCCAACACGGGTGGAGAAAGTTTTGGCATCGTGCTCGTGGAGGCCATGGCGGCTGGCTGCGCGGTGGTGGCCTCGGATCTGGAGGCCTTCGCGGCGGTGTGCAACAGCGAGTCCGAGGAACCTGCTGGCGTGCTCTTCCGGAATGGTGACGCCACGGATTTGGCCCGGGTATTGGAGGGACTCGTGAGGAACCCAGACAGGCGCGCCGCCTTGACGCAAGCGGGTACTCAACGCGCGCGTGACTATGACTGGGATCATGTCGCCGCCGCGGTCATGCGTGTGTATGAAACCGTCGCTGATGGCACGAAGGTTCGGGTGAAATAA
- a CDS encoding YebC/PmpR family DNA-binding transcriptional regulator encodes MSGHSKWATTKHKKAANDAKRGKEFAKLIKNIEVAARTGGGDPAANPTLDDMIKKAKKASVPNDNIERARKRGSGEEAGGADWETIMYEGYGPNGVAMLIECLTDNRNRAATDVRTAMSKNGGNLGESGSVAYMFSRTGLVFVEKGEQSEDDILLAVLEAGAEEVKDNGEKFEITCAPGDIPAVREALGEADIEVDDTDTDFRASVEVPLQADDARKIFRLIDALEDSDDVQNVYTNMDLSDEVVAELDAD; translated from the coding sequence ATGTCAGGCCACTCCAAATGGGCAACTACCAAGCACAAGAAGGCGGCTAACGATGCCAAGCGTGGCAAGGAGTTTGCCAAGCTGATTAAGAACATCGAGGTCGCGGCACGCACCGGCGGCGGCGATCCCGCGGCAAACCCCACCCTCGATGACATGATTAAGAAGGCCAAGAAGGCCTCGGTTCCGAATGACAACATTGAGCGCGCCCGCAAGCGTGGCTCCGGCGAGGAAGCTGGCGGTGCCGACTGGGAAACCATTATGTACGAAGGCTATGGCCCTAATGGTGTGGCCATGCTCATCGAGTGCCTGACGGATAACCGCAACCGCGCTGCTACCGACGTTCGCACGGCGATGTCCAAGAACGGCGGCAATCTGGGTGAGTCGGGCTCTGTGGCCTACATGTTCTCGCGCACCGGCCTTGTCTTCGTAGAGAAGGGCGAGCAGAGCGAGGATGACATTCTCCTCGCCGTACTGGAAGCCGGTGCAGAAGAAGTCAAGGATAACGGCGAGAAGTTCGAGATTACCTGCGCCCCGGGTGATATTCCGGCTGTGCGCGAGGCTCTGGGAGAAGCCGATATTGAGGTCGATGACACCGATACCGACTTCCGCGCCTCTGTTGAGGTGCCGCTGCAGGCCGATGACGCACGTAAGATTTTCCGCCTCATCGACGCGCTCGAGGACTCTGACGATGTCCAGAACGTGTACACCAACATGGATCTCAGCGATGAGGTCGTCGCTGAGCTCGATGCTGACTAG